The following are encoded together in the Ovis aries strain OAR_USU_Benz2616 breed Rambouillet chromosome X, ARS-UI_Ramb_v3.0, whole genome shotgun sequence genome:
- the SUV39H1 gene encoding histone-lysine N-methyltransferase SUV39H1 isoform X3: protein MAENLKGCSVCCKSSWNQLQDLCRLAKLSCPALGISKRNLYDFEVEYLCDYKKIREQEYYLVKWRGYPDSESTWEPRQNLKCVRILKQFHKDLERELLRRHHRSKPPRHLDPSLANYLVQKAKQRRALQRWEQELNAKRSHLGRITVENEVDLDGPPRAFVYINEYRVGEGITLNQVAVGCECQDCLWAPAGGCCPGASLHKFAYNDQGQVRLRAGLPIYECNSRCRCGYDCPNRVVQKGIRYDLCIFRTDDGRGWGVRTLEKIRKNSFVMEYVGEIITSEEAERRGQIYDRQGATYLFDLDYVEDVYTVDAAYYGNISHFVNHSCDPNLQVYNVFIDNLDERLPRIAFFATRTIRAGEELTFDYNMQVDPVDMESTRMDSNFGLAGLPGSPKKRVRIECKCGTESCRKYLF, encoded by the exons ATGGCGGAAAATTTAAAAG GCTGCAGTGTGTGTTGCAAATCTTCTTGGAATCAGCTACAGGACCTGTGCCGCCTGGCCAAGCTCTCCTGCCCTGCCCTTGGCATCTCCAAGAGGAACCTCTATGACTTTGAAGTCGAGTACCTGTGTGATTACAAAAAGATCCGC gAACAGGAGTATTACCTGGTAAAATGGCGTGGGTACCCAGACTCCGAGAGCACCTGGGAACCACGGCAGAATCTGAAGTGTGTGCGCATTCTCAAGCAGTTCCACAAGGACTTGGAAAGGGAGCTGCTCCGGCGGCACCACCGGTCAAAGCCACCCCGGCACCTGGACCCAAGCCTGGCCAACTACCTGGTGCAGAAGGCCAAGCAGAGGCGGGCACTCCAGCGCTGGGAGCAGGAGCTCAATGCCAAGCGCAGCCACCTGGGACGCATCACCGTGGAAAATGAAGTGGACCTGGATGGCCCCCCACGGGCCTTTGTGTACATCAACGAGTACCGTGTTGGTGAGGGCATCACCCTCAACCAGGTGGCTGTGGGCTGCGAGTGCCAGGACTGTCTGTGGGCACCGGCTGGAGGCTGCTGCCCTGGGGCATCACTGCACAAGTTTGCCTACAATGACCAGGGCCAGGTGCGCCTGCGAGCCGGGCTGCCCATCTACGAGTGCAACTCCCGCTGCCGCTGTGGCTATGACTGCCCCAACCGAGTGGTACAGAAGGGCATCCGCTACGACCTCTGCATCTTCCGCACGGATGATGGACGTGGCTGGGGTGTCCGCACGCTGGAGAAGATCCGCAAGAACAGTTTCGTCATGGAGTACGTGGGCGAG ATCATTACCTCAGAGGAGGCAGAGCGGCGGGGCCAGATCTATGACCGCCAGGGTGCCACCTACCTCTTCGACCTGGACTACGTGGAGGATGTGTACACTGTGGACGCCGCCTATTACGGCAACATCTCCCACTTTGTCAACCACAGT TGTGACCCCAACCTCCAGGTGTACAACGTCTTCATAGACAACCTTGATGAGCGGCTGCCCCGCATTGCTTTCTTTGCCACCAGAACCATCCGGGCAGGCGAGGAGCTCACCTTTGATTACAACATGCAag TGGACCCCGTGGACATGGAGAGCACACGCATGGACTCCAACTTTGGCCTGGCTGGGCTCCCCGGCTCTCCCAAGAAGCGGGTCCGCATCGAATGCAAGTGTGGGACTGAATCCTGCCGTAAATACCTCTTCTAG
- the SUV39H1 gene encoding histone-lysine N-methyltransferase SUV39H1 isoform X2 codes for MAENLKGCSVCCKSSWNQLQDLCRLAKLSCPALGISKRNLYDFEVEYLCDYKKIREQEYYLVKWRGYPDSESTWEPRQNLKCVRILKQFHKDLERELLRRHHRSKPPRHLDPSLANYLVQKAKQRRALQRWEQELNAKRSHLGRITVENEVDLDGPPRAFVYINEYRVGEGITLNQVAVGCECQDCLWAPAGGCCPGASLHKFAYNDQGQVRLRAGLPIYECNSRCRCGYDCPNRVVQKGIRYDLCIFRTDDGRGWGVRTLEKIRKNSFVMEYVGEIITSEEAERRGQIYDRQGATYLFDLDYVEDVYTVDAAYYGNISHFVNHSCDPNLQVYNVFIDNLDERLPRIAFFATRTIRAGEELTFDYNMQGGGGRGLGAGTYSDMGHEDPSPRSFKRLFLTPRLLSGLLDSCLPFGDPFIPNHWTPSLRPSYQLLLRLLGEDVWLKS; via the exons ATGGCGGAAAATTTAAAAG GCTGCAGTGTGTGTTGCAAATCTTCTTGGAATCAGCTACAGGACCTGTGCCGCCTGGCCAAGCTCTCCTGCCCTGCCCTTGGCATCTCCAAGAGGAACCTCTATGACTTTGAAGTCGAGTACCTGTGTGATTACAAAAAGATCCGC gAACAGGAGTATTACCTGGTAAAATGGCGTGGGTACCCAGACTCCGAGAGCACCTGGGAACCACGGCAGAATCTGAAGTGTGTGCGCATTCTCAAGCAGTTCCACAAGGACTTGGAAAGGGAGCTGCTCCGGCGGCACCACCGGTCAAAGCCACCCCGGCACCTGGACCCAAGCCTGGCCAACTACCTGGTGCAGAAGGCCAAGCAGAGGCGGGCACTCCAGCGCTGGGAGCAGGAGCTCAATGCCAAGCGCAGCCACCTGGGACGCATCACCGTGGAAAATGAAGTGGACCTGGATGGCCCCCCACGGGCCTTTGTGTACATCAACGAGTACCGTGTTGGTGAGGGCATCACCCTCAACCAGGTGGCTGTGGGCTGCGAGTGCCAGGACTGTCTGTGGGCACCGGCTGGAGGCTGCTGCCCTGGGGCATCACTGCACAAGTTTGCCTACAATGACCAGGGCCAGGTGCGCCTGCGAGCCGGGCTGCCCATCTACGAGTGCAACTCCCGCTGCCGCTGTGGCTATGACTGCCCCAACCGAGTGGTACAGAAGGGCATCCGCTACGACCTCTGCATCTTCCGCACGGATGATGGACGTGGCTGGGGTGTCCGCACGCTGGAGAAGATCCGCAAGAACAGTTTCGTCATGGAGTACGTGGGCGAG ATCATTACCTCAGAGGAGGCAGAGCGGCGGGGCCAGATCTATGACCGCCAGGGTGCCACCTACCTCTTCGACCTGGACTACGTGGAGGATGTGTACACTGTGGACGCCGCCTATTACGGCAACATCTCCCACTTTGTCAACCACAGT TGTGACCCCAACCTCCAGGTGTACAACGTCTTCATAGACAACCTTGATGAGCGGCTGCCCCGCATTGCTTTCTTTGCCACCAGAACCATCCGGGCAGGCGAGGAGCTCACCTTTGATTACAACATGCAaggtgggggtggcaggggacTGGGGGCAGGGACATACAGTGACATGGGACATGAGGACCCCTCCCCAAGGAGCTTTAAGAGGCTCTTCCTCACTCCCAGGCTCCTATCTGGACTCCTGGATTCATGCCTACCCTTTGGGGATCCCTtcattcctaaccactggaccccaagCCTGAGACCCTCATACCAACTtctcctgaggctcctggggGAGGATGTTTGGCTCAAGAGTTGA
- the SUV39H1 gene encoding histone-lysine N-methyltransferase SUV39H1 isoform X1, which produces MAENLKGCSVCCKSSWNQLQDLCRLAKLSCPALGISKRNLYDFEVEYLCDYKKIREQEYYLVKWRGYPDSESTWEPRQNLKCVRILKQFHKDLERELLRRHHRSKPPRHLDPSLANYLVQKAKQRRALQRWEQELNAKRSHLGRITVENEVDLDGPPRAFVYINEYRVGEGITLNQVAVGCECQDCLWAPAGGCCPGASLHKFAYNDQGQVRLRAGLPIYECNSRCRCGYDCPNRVVQKGIRYDLCIFRTDDGRGWGVRTLEKIRKNSFVMEYVGEIITSEEAERRGQIYDRQGATYLFDLDYVEDVYTVDAAYYGNISHFVNHSVGTRRGAGGWEEQAGAPPHPPAIFCFFAQCDPNLQVYNVFIDNLDERLPRIAFFATRTIRAGEELTFDYNMQGGGGRGLGAGTYSDMGHEDPSPRSFKRLFLTPRLLSGLLDSCLPFGDPFIPNHWTPSLRPSYQLLLRLLGEDVWLKS; this is translated from the exons ATGGCGGAAAATTTAAAAG GCTGCAGTGTGTGTTGCAAATCTTCTTGGAATCAGCTACAGGACCTGTGCCGCCTGGCCAAGCTCTCCTGCCCTGCCCTTGGCATCTCCAAGAGGAACCTCTATGACTTTGAAGTCGAGTACCTGTGTGATTACAAAAAGATCCGC gAACAGGAGTATTACCTGGTAAAATGGCGTGGGTACCCAGACTCCGAGAGCACCTGGGAACCACGGCAGAATCTGAAGTGTGTGCGCATTCTCAAGCAGTTCCACAAGGACTTGGAAAGGGAGCTGCTCCGGCGGCACCACCGGTCAAAGCCACCCCGGCACCTGGACCCAAGCCTGGCCAACTACCTGGTGCAGAAGGCCAAGCAGAGGCGGGCACTCCAGCGCTGGGAGCAGGAGCTCAATGCCAAGCGCAGCCACCTGGGACGCATCACCGTGGAAAATGAAGTGGACCTGGATGGCCCCCCACGGGCCTTTGTGTACATCAACGAGTACCGTGTTGGTGAGGGCATCACCCTCAACCAGGTGGCTGTGGGCTGCGAGTGCCAGGACTGTCTGTGGGCACCGGCTGGAGGCTGCTGCCCTGGGGCATCACTGCACAAGTTTGCCTACAATGACCAGGGCCAGGTGCGCCTGCGAGCCGGGCTGCCCATCTACGAGTGCAACTCCCGCTGCCGCTGTGGCTATGACTGCCCCAACCGAGTGGTACAGAAGGGCATCCGCTACGACCTCTGCATCTTCCGCACGGATGATGGACGTGGCTGGGGTGTCCGCACGCTGGAGAAGATCCGCAAGAACAGTTTCGTCATGGAGTACGTGGGCGAG ATCATTACCTCAGAGGAGGCAGAGCGGCGGGGCCAGATCTATGACCGCCAGGGTGCCACCTACCTCTTCGACCTGGACTACGTGGAGGATGTGTACACTGTGGACGCCGCCTATTACGGCAACATCTCCCACTTTGTCAACCACAGTGTGGGTACCCGCAGGGGGGCAGGGGGTTGGGAGGAGCAGGCTGGGGCCCCTCCTCACCCTCctgccattttttgtttttttgcccaGTGTGACCCCAACCTCCAGGTGTACAACGTCTTCATAGACAACCTTGATGAGCGGCTGCCCCGCATTGCTTTCTTTGCCACCAGAACCATCCGGGCAGGCGAGGAGCTCACCTTTGATTACAACATGCAaggtgggggtggcaggggacTGGGGGCAGGGACATACAGTGACATGGGACATGAGGACCCCTCCCCAAGGAGCTTTAAGAGGCTCTTCCTCACTCCCAGGCTCCTATCTGGACTCCTGGATTCATGCCTACCCTTTGGGGATCCCTtcattcctaaccactggaccccaagCCTGAGACCCTCATACCAACTtctcctgaggctcctggggGAGGATGTTTGGCTCAAGAGTTGA
- the WAS gene encoding actin nucleation-promoting factor WAS yields MSGGPSGGRPGGRGGQGVQQNIPSTLLQDHENQQLFEMLGRKCWTLATAVVQLYLALPPGAEHWTKGHCGAVCFVKDNPKKSYFIRLYGLQAGRLLWEQELYSQLVYSAPTPFFHTFAGDDCQAGLNFADEGEAQAFRNLVQEKIQKRNQRQSGDRRQLPPPPVPASEERRGGLPPLPPHPGGDQGGPAASPVSLGLVTVDIQNPDITNSRYRSLPAPGPGPSDKKRSGKKKISKSDIGAPSGFKHVSHVGWDPQNGFDVNNLDPDLRSLFSRAGISDAQLTDAETSKFIYDFIENQGGMEAVRKEMRRQEPLPPPPPPSRGGNQPPRPPTVGSNKGRSGPLPPVPSGGAPPPPTPRGPPPPGRGGPPPPPPPATGRSVPPPPPPPGAGGGPPMPPPPPPPPPPPPSSGDGPIPPPPPPSLGLVGGPAPGGGRGALLDQIRQGIQLNKTPGAPESSALQPPPQSSEGLVGALMHVMQKRSKAIHSSDEGEDQAGDDDDDDEWDD; encoded by the exons ATGAGTGGGGGCCCTTCAGGAGGCAGGCCTGGGGGCCGCGGAGGACAAGGGGTTCAGCAAAACATCCCGTCCACCCTCCTCCAGGACCATGAGAACCAACAACTCTTTGAGATGCTCGGACGAAAGTGCTGG ACGCTGGCCACTGCGGTTGTTCAGCTGTACCTGGCGCTGCCCCCTGGAGCCGAGCACTGGACCAAGGGACACTGTGGAGCTGTGTGCTTCGTGAAGGataaccccaagaagtcttactTCATCCGCCTTTATGGCCTTCAG GCTGGCCGGCTGCTGTGGGAACAGGAGCTGTACTCACAGCTGGTCTACTCTGCTCCCACCCCCTTTTTCCACACCTTTGCTGGAGAT GACTGCCAAGCGGGGCTGAACTTTGCAGACGAGGGCGAGGCCCAGGCCTTCCGGAACCTGGTGCAGGAGAAGATACAAAAACGGAATCAGAGGCAAAGCGGGG ACAGGCGCCAGCTCCCGCCTCCACCAGTGCCAGCCAGTGAAG agagaagaggagggctcccacccctgcccccgcaCCCAGGTGGAGACCAAGGGG GCCCAGCAGCCAGCCCAGTGTCTCTGGGGCTGGTGACAGTGGACATCCAAAACCCAGACATCACGAATTCACGATACCGTTCGCTCCCAGCACCTGGGCCTGGCCCAAGTGATAAGAAACgctcagggaagaaaaagatcaGCAAGTCTGATATTGGTGCACCCAGTGGATTCAA ACATGTCAGCCACGTGGGGTGGGACCCCCAGAATGGATTTGAC GTGAACAACCTGGACCCAGATCTGCGGAGCCTGTTCTCAAGGGCGGGAATCAGTGATGCCCAGCTCACCGATGCTGAGACCTCCAAATTTATCTATGACTTCATTGAGAACCAGGGTGGGATGGAAGCTGTGCGGAAGGAGATGAGGCGCCAGG AGCCACTTCCACCGCCCCCACCGCCATCCCGAGGAGGGAACCAGCCCCCCCGGCCCCCAACTGTGGGGAGTAACAAGGGTCGCTCTGGCCCTCTGCCCCCTGTACCTTCGGGAGGTGCTCCTCCCCCACCAACTCCCCGGGGACCCCCACCCCCGGGCCGAGGGGGCCCTCCGCCACCACCCCCTCCAGCCACTGGACGCTCTGTGCCaccgccccctccaccccctggAGCTGGGGGTGGACCGCCCATGCctccgccaccaccaccaccaccaccgccaccacccagCTCTGGGGATGGACcaatccctcccccaccccctccttctcTGGGGCTTGTGGGGGGCCCGGCCCCTGGTGGGGGTCGGGGGGCACTTTTGGATCAAATCCGGCAGGGAATTCAGCTGAACAAG ACCCCGGGGGCCCCAGAGAGCTCAGCGCTGCAGCCACCACCTCAGAGCTCAGAGGGGCTGGTGGGTGCCCTGATGCACGTGATGCAGAAGAGAAGCAAAGCCATCCATTCCTCTG acGAAGGGGAGGACCAGGCCggggatgatgatgatgatgatgaatggGACGACTGA